From a region of the uncultured Draconibacterium sp. genome:
- a CDS encoding alpha/beta hydrolase-fold protein yields MKRTVLTIITLIFTTSIFAQFGAPVLVSPEIDGNNVTIRFCAPKAIKVELNGDFLPKKEVETPQGKMLLPAPVEMTEGEDGVWEYTAKDVTPDFYTYTISVDGIQMLDPNNLKVVRDGQRISNMFIVPGEKSNEFLEAKDHKGMLSKVWYPSKAFGAERRMSVYTPFGYGESNKKYPVFYLQHGGGGDEDAWATLGRACQILDNLIAQRKAEPMIVVMPNADPNSLAAPDIMEPLPGPSIFSLGMESEELHSGGAYTKDLVEDIIPYIESHYKVIKKKEARAIAGLSMGGIYTLYTTARHPELFDYIGVLSMGFTPGRDAEAELTPIKNAGYKLYWVGCGESDMAWENAERLLKGLDEKDMEHTYFGKVGGHNWDTWRVCLKEMAPLLFK; encoded by the coding sequence ATGAAAAGAACGGTTTTAACAATAATCACACTAATTTTTACAACAAGTATTTTTGCTCAGTTTGGAGCTCCTGTATTGGTTTCACCGGAGATCGACGGTAACAATGTTACCATTCGTTTTTGTGCACCAAAAGCAATAAAAGTGGAACTGAACGGGGATTTCCTTCCTAAAAAAGAAGTGGAAACTCCACAGGGAAAAATGTTGCTGCCTGCACCCGTGGAAATGACGGAAGGCGAAGATGGCGTGTGGGAATATACAGCTAAAGATGTAACGCCCGATTTCTATACCTATACCATTTCTGTTGATGGTATTCAAATGCTCGATCCTAATAACCTGAAGGTCGTTCGTGATGGACAAAGAATATCAAACATGTTCATTGTTCCCGGAGAAAAAAGCAATGAATTTCTGGAAGCCAAAGATCATAAAGGAATGCTGTCAAAAGTTTGGTATCCTTCCAAAGCCTTTGGCGCAGAACGAAGAATGTCGGTATACACACCTTTTGGATATGGAGAATCAAACAAAAAATACCCTGTCTTTTATTTGCAGCACGGAGGTGGAGGTGACGAGGATGCCTGGGCCACACTTGGGAGAGCATGTCAGATACTTGATAACCTGATTGCTCAGAGAAAAGCTGAACCGATGATCGTTGTAATGCCTAACGCCGATCCCAATAGTCTGGCAGCTCCTGATATAATGGAGCCGCTGCCGGGACCTTCTATTTTTTCACTGGGTATGGAATCAGAAGAATTGCATTCGGGAGGCGCGTACACAAAAGACCTGGTTGAGGATATTATTCCGTATATCGAGTCGCACTATAAGGTTATTAAAAAGAAAGAAGCACGAGCAATCGCCGGACTTTCGATGGGGGGCATTTACACCTTGTATACCACTGCCCGTCATCCTGAATTGTTCGATTATATTGGTGTTTTAAGTATGGGATTTACCCCCGGACGTGATGCGGAAGCTGAATTAACGCCAATTAAAAATGCCGGTTACAAATTGTACTGGGTTGGTTGTGGTGAAAGTGATATGGCCTGGGAAAATGCAGAGCGTTTGTTAAAAGGTCTTGATGAAAAGGACATGGAGCACACTTATTTTGGAAAAGTTGGCGGCCACAATTGGGACACCTGGCGCGTTTGTTTAAAAGAAATGGCACCTTTGTTATTCAAGTAA
- a CDS encoding carboxylesterase family protein — MKTNRRNFFQTLGAGTAGIGISSAFPKSAMSTPSGQAIEDDEQVLFVGDNIALADTEYGKVKGYILRGINYFLGIPYGAPTSGKNRFMPPQKPKPWDDVLPAVWWGNSTPQNIEGQYSNVYSAFVDHWNYDDISEDCLRLNVFTPEIADGKERPVLVWFHGGGFTAGNGIEQDGYNGENISRKGDIVFVSVNHRLGPMGFSNFAGVGGDKFANSGNVGILDLVAALEWVRDNIENFGGDPGNVTIMGQSGGGGKVKAIAGTPKAKGLFHKAAVLSGFIRLWGEKDTTEKVGEYILREAGITKNEIDKLQQMPWREYYALANRAMAKFAEETGAQMGMGGFVPVVGTEVIPEEPFFPETTSLIEDIPMIFSSTTEEMSPSRTNPELEKITLVEVIEQVKVRAGFEAGLGDKAEEVVMAYAKAFPDKRPVEIWALVSASRRGNVALADSKVKQKAPVYMAWFGWQPPLFNNRMRAFHCLDICFWFDNTDVMYTHTGGGKRPRALAEKVSGSLIQFMNTGDPNGGGLPEWPRYTSENGEVMILNDVCEVKNDPDRKARMAMS, encoded by the coding sequence ATGAAAACGAACCGAAGAAATTTTTTCCAAACATTGGGAGCAGGAACTGCCGGAATAGGCATTTCTTCAGCTTTTCCAAAAAGTGCTATGTCAACTCCGTCAGGACAGGCTATTGAGGATGATGAACAGGTTCTTTTTGTTGGCGATAATATTGCGCTTGCCGATACGGAATATGGTAAAGTAAAAGGATACATTCTGCGAGGGATAAATTATTTTCTGGGTATTCCATACGGAGCGCCAACATCGGGTAAAAACCGTTTTATGCCTCCGCAAAAACCGAAGCCCTGGGATGATGTTCTTCCTGCGGTTTGGTGGGGGAATTCCACTCCTCAAAACATTGAAGGGCAATATTCCAATGTTTATTCGGCTTTTGTCGATCATTGGAACTACGATGATATAAGTGAAGATTGCCTGCGTTTGAACGTTTTTACTCCCGAAATTGCTGATGGGAAAGAAAGACCTGTTCTGGTTTGGTTTCATGGTGGCGGTTTTACGGCCGGAAACGGTATTGAGCAGGATGGTTACAATGGCGAAAACATTAGTAGGAAAGGCGATATTGTTTTTGTTTCTGTCAATCACCGATTGGGCCCCATGGGATTTTCGAATTTTGCCGGGGTGGGGGGAGATAAATTTGCCAACTCTGGCAACGTTGGAATTCTCGATTTGGTTGCGGCTCTGGAATGGGTGCGCGATAATATCGAAAACTTCGGAGGAGATCCTGGCAATGTAACCATCATGGGGCAGTCGGGTGGTGGCGGAAAAGTGAAAGCCATTGCCGGAACTCCAAAGGCGAAAGGATTGTTCCACAAAGCAGCTGTGCTTAGTGGTTTTATCCGTTTGTGGGGTGAAAAAGATACCACTGAGAAAGTGGGTGAATATATTTTGAGGGAAGCGGGTATTACAAAGAATGAAATAGACAAACTTCAGCAAATGCCGTGGCGGGAATACTATGCTCTTGCTAATCGTGCCATGGCAAAATTTGCAGAGGAAACGGGGGCTCAAATGGGTATGGGAGGTTTTGTTCCTGTAGTTGGAACCGAGGTTATTCCGGAAGAACCTTTTTTCCCTGAAACCACTTCTCTTATTGAAGATATTCCGATGATTTTTAGTTCTACTACCGAAGAGATGTCTCCAAGCCGTACTAATCCCGAGCTGGAAAAGATCACGCTCGTGGAGGTGATTGAACAGGTAAAAGTGCGGGCAGGTTTTGAAGCCGGTTTGGGCGATAAAGCAGAGGAGGTTGTTATGGCTTATGCAAAAGCATTTCCTGATAAACGACCGGTTGAGATTTGGGCATTGGTAAGTGCAAGCCGAAGAGGAAATGTTGCACTTGCCGACTCGAAAGTGAAGCAAAAAGCACCGGTTTATATGGCGTGGTTTGGTTGGCAACCGCCATTGTTTAACAACCGGATGAGAGCTTTCCACTGCCTCGACATTTGTTTTTGGTTCGATAATACTGATGTAATGTATACGCACACTGGTGGCGGAAAACGTCCCAGGGCGCTTGCCGAAAAAGTATCAGGATCACTTATTCAATTTATGAATACAGGAGATCCAAATGGCGGAGGTTTACCAGAATGGCCTCGGTATACATCTGAAAACGGAGAAGTGATGATTCTGAATGATGTTTGTGAAGTTAAAAACGATCCGGATCGGAAAGCCAGAATGGCCATGTCTTAA
- a CDS encoding alpha/beta hydrolase-fold protein has protein sequence MTNNKYLLRFFSFAFILLISLNVFAQFGPRIKSPVVNEDSSITFSIKAPNAKEVSVNMMMKTYPMEKDAEGVWSVTVGPVEPEVYTYAFSVDGLKVLDPANPEMQVGQAPDFSLVNVPGNPPRFDELQDVPHGAVHILKYYSTTQNINRKVYVYTPPGYNSAKKYPVFYLRHGGGGNETSWYVEGCTTNIMDNLLAQNKIVPMVVVMTNGNVEKQTEGGAYGSEGIQIMADELFTDVIPLIEKEFSVYTDPKHKALAGLSMGGGQSYYIGLANVDKFDWVGSFSSGIFGGIPGVVFDPEERTPGILTKSADFNKELDLFYLSCGKQDPRVEYTQKVVDQFNENNLKVTYETFEGTHEWKVWKHSLRNFSQLLFK, from the coding sequence ATGACAAACAATAAATACCTTCTTCGATTCTTCAGTTTTGCTTTCATTCTGTTGATCAGTTTGAATGTTTTTGCCCAATTCGGGCCACGAATTAAATCACCGGTGGTGAATGAGGATTCGAGCATTACTTTTTCGATAAAGGCTCCGAATGCAAAAGAAGTTTCGGTGAATATGATGATGAAGACCTACCCGATGGAAAAGGATGCTGAAGGCGTTTGGAGCGTTACAGTTGGGCCGGTTGAGCCCGAAGTGTATACCTACGCTTTTTCTGTTGACGGTTTAAAGGTGCTCGACCCCGCAAATCCTGAAATGCAGGTGGGACAGGCTCCCGATTTCAGCTTGGTAAATGTGCCAGGTAATCCGCCTCGTTTTGATGAGTTACAGGATGTTCCACACGGTGCTGTTCATATTCTCAAATATTATTCAACCACGCAAAATATTAACCGTAAAGTGTATGTGTACACACCTCCCGGTTATAATTCAGCAAAAAAATATCCGGTGTTTTACCTGCGTCACGGTGGCGGTGGCAACGAAACATCGTGGTATGTTGAAGGCTGCACAACAAACATTATGGATAATTTATTGGCACAGAACAAAATTGTGCCCATGGTTGTGGTTATGACCAACGGAAACGTGGAGAAACAAACCGAAGGTGGAGCTTACGGTTCAGAGGGTATTCAAATAATGGCCGATGAATTGTTTACCGATGTGATTCCGTTGATTGAAAAGGAATTCTCGGTTTACACCGACCCGAAACACAAAGCACTGGCCGGCTTGTCGATGGGGGGCGGACAATCGTATTATATCGGATTGGCAAATGTGGATAAATTCGATTGGGTAGGATCTTTCAGCTCAGGAATTTTTGGCGGAATTCCTGGTGTAGTCTTCGATCCTGAAGAACGAACTCCCGGAATCCTGACTAAATCAGCCGATTTTAATAAGGAACTGGATTTGTTTTATTTGTCATGTGGCAAACAGGATCCGCGAGTGGAATACACTCAAAAAGTAGTTGATCAGTTCAACGAAAACAACCTAAAAGTGACTTACGAAACCTTTGAAGGAACACACGAGTGGAAAGTGTGGAAGCATTCGCTACGTAATTTCTCTCAGCTTCTTTTCAAATAA
- a CDS encoding alpha/beta hydrolase-fold protein, whose amino-acid sequence MNNLRIRLLLSFLAVFFTVATQAQMFNLTPTPNDNLQSTKVRENGDVQFQIYAPEAEKVTLGGDIVPWGTDLKSEKAENGVWTITVPNVKAGTYRYNFVVDGVKVYDPKAPDAYKTSALVDVLPNGEKEFFAIRKDVPHGAVSAIQYYSETTGTMRNMQVWTPPGYNAKNNKLPVFYLIHGGGDSELAWPGVGRAGIIMDNLLAEGKCREMIVVMPDGGVDVNLFVKDFVNDIIPYIEANYKVYADADHRALAGLSMGGLEVMESFMAHPDFFAYINVMSSGWFTNNKEMYETGDKRLKEIAPTLTKTVKLLKFTQGGPEDIAYTNGKEMLKVFDKNGIDYEFSEMPGGHTWPVWRNDLKNFAPVLFK is encoded by the coding sequence CCAACTCCAAACGACAATCTGCAATCGACAAAGGTAAGGGAAAATGGCGATGTTCAATTTCAGATTTATGCTCCCGAAGCAGAGAAAGTGACTTTGGGGGGCGATATTGTTCCGTGGGGAACAGACCTAAAAAGCGAAAAAGCAGAGAACGGTGTTTGGACAATAACGGTTCCGAATGTGAAAGCAGGAACCTATCGTTACAATTTTGTGGTCGACGGAGTGAAAGTATACGACCCTAAAGCTCCGGATGCCTACAAAACATCAGCGCTGGTTGATGTATTACCAAATGGAGAAAAGGAATTCTTTGCCATTCGAAAAGATGTACCTCATGGTGCTGTTTCTGCTATTCAGTATTATTCCGAAACTACCGGAACAATGCGTAATATGCAGGTTTGGACACCTCCGGGTTACAATGCCAAAAACAATAAATTGCCTGTGTTTTATCTGATTCACGGTGGTGGCGACAGCGAATTGGCGTGGCCCGGAGTTGGTCGCGCCGGCATTATTATGGATAACCTGCTGGCCGAAGGAAAATGTAGGGAAATGATCGTGGTAATGCCCGATGGAGGTGTTGATGTAAACCTGTTCGTTAAAGATTTTGTAAACGATATTATTCCATACATCGAAGCAAATTACAAGGTGTACGCAGATGCTGATCATCGTGCGCTGGCGGGGCTTTCAATGGGAGGATTGGAAGTAATGGAGTCGTTTATGGCACACCCTGATTTTTTTGCTTACATCAATGTGATGAGCTCGGGTTGGTTTACCAACAACAAGGAAATGTACGAAACAGGTGACAAACGTCTTAAAGAGATTGCACCTACTTTAACGAAAACAGTAAAACTCCTGAAATTTACACAGGGAGGACCTGAAGATATTGCGTATACAAATGGCAAAGAGATGTTGAAGGTATTCGATAAAAACGGGATTGATTACGAATTTAGTGAAATGCCCGGTGGCCACACCTGGCCGGTATGGCGGAATGATCTTAAAAATTTTGCTCCTGTACTATTTAAGTAA